A window of Nicotiana sylvestris chromosome 8, ASM39365v2, whole genome shotgun sequence genomic DNA:
ttttttttttataaaataaatccccacctttctttacttttatttttaaactccaactttaattacttttattttatttaaattcctactttttttacttttctttttttattccacttattttacttttctttaaaataaatccactttcttttacttttcatTTAAAAATTCTACTTTTtataacttttatttttttattttccagctatctttatattatttttagttccaactttcttttactttttagttttttttttaattttcacaaaactttacttttatttgtttaatttcccACTTTCTTTTacattttaaaagagaattccaaccatttttacttttattttttttaattccatacttccctttttcttatttttttaatctgtcccgaaatttaaaaaaaattaattttttcttatttttttattttaaaataacaaataaaaatataataatattattttttttaaatttcgagagggattaaaaaaaataagaaaaagggacgTATGGAATTAAAACAATAAAAGTAAAAATGGGtggaattttcttttaaaatgtaAAAGAAAGtgggaaattaaaaaaaataaaagtaaagttttgtggaaattttaataaaaaaataaaagtaaaagaaagttggaattaaaaataaatttaaaggtagctgaaaattttaaaaaataaaaataaaagaaaataatttttttaaagaaaagtaaatgaaaacgatttttttttaaagaaatgtAAAATAAgtggaataaaaaaaaagaaaagtaaaaaaggtaggaatttaaataaaataaaagtaattaaagttggagtttaaaaaataaaagtaaagaaaggtgagAATTTTttaatggaaaaagaaaaagcaaaatgttagtgggatttcttttaattaaggaattaataaaataatataaaataaaaaaatctgaaaaaatttcaattttttttgttataaatagaagagaaaatctgAGAAGAAGGGGGGAAAACAAGAGAAAAGAGaggagagaattgagagaaacaaAATATTTCTTCTTCTATGCAACGGGAAATTTCTACTCGTGTCATTCTTTCGAAAAAGAATCAGCAATTTACCACcccaaaatcaaataaaaatacttcaaaatatcCCTTTTATACGCCAAAGAGTTGTGTCAATAGTTGAGGTCGAGGATTCCGTTGGAGCTCTGTTCACTAGCTTTGATGTTCTTCTTTGCTTATGTTTGTTCGGCGTTCGTCCGAGTTGTTGTACCTACTCTTGGAGTCTCATTTAATTGAAAATCTTGCATTAAAAAGTTTATTCTTCCTCTCTGttctttttatcttattttatgtgattttatttatttatctttaaacTTTATAAATAATAATGTAAATCAATCCTTAAATGCTATATGCTTAATcatgtttctgaaaatatagtaCTCAAATTTGCTTTAAAGTTTGGAAGATTTGGACATTAATAAGTTTAGGCTTTAATTGTTGGGAAGTAGGGTATTGGTATATGATAGCTTATttattcaaatatttaaaatcaTACACTTTTTTCACAAACAATTTCATAACTCTTGGCCTTACAATAATCTTAaattaattttaggaaaataattcaagtgCGCTAATTTATTTAGGTGCGCTTTAAATAATTAAACACATGGCTATATGTATGGTCTCTGTGGCATAATTGTGATATACAAAATAAGTATTCACACGCGTGACTTATTTCAAGATAACCTTTTCATAAATTTAATCAAGCAATAAAAGCGGACATAGGTAAAAGATGAGAACCAATAAAACACAcgttataaaaaaatataagccAAATGTAGTCAACAAAGCAACCGTACTAGAACCATGGGACTCGGGGAATACCTTACACCTTCTTCCCGGTCaatagaatttcttacccggactttgttttcgcagacAAATAATAATAGAGTTAAAtcttcctttgaatagggattcaaataaaaggtgacttggaacaccggcaaaaatcaattccaagtggtgactctataaataaaataattctatttcaaatttgtcacttcaAATGGAATAACTCTTTAACCCATAATCCATAACACACTTTATCTTTTGGAGGGGTAAAtaggggtgtgacagctctggcgactctgctggggatcattttcaagaattcgagcttgtacattaactttatttggctttattaatttttgtatatattgtgatttatttgagcctaatgtgctactTGTCcattttttactgctttgatattgtctTGACTGTACATATAAATTGTCTTTTCGCGCACCCCATCTGAGTCTTCTGATAAGTAATAGTGTTGTGTGTGCTGACCAGCTCCAAAAAATTTTCTCTCTGAGATAAAGCCAGTGTGCAGACCTGCTCCTGGTGAAAGATTTAGTCACACATGTTTAGGTGGCGAGAACCACCAGTAAAGCTGGAACCGTTCTACGACCTGCACACTGAcgctcctcggctcgagttgtccgttcGAGTAAGTCAGTCTAAATACTTTCTCCTATAGGATTTAAAAAACCTAGAAGTACAAGCCACATGCCTGATTATCCCTAGTAGGATCATTTTTGTTTTGTATCATTCGACTTAGCGAAGCTCGGTACAGGGGCAGGGTCCGTATAAGACAGATATCCTCTTTGATACCGGCATGTCTACTTATGTGCTACTTGCCacatcatttggaaggcttgTTTGCATTGTTGACCGACTTTAGAAAATTAGTTTAGCATAATTAAAAAAAAGCATTCTCCTAGTTTGGTACAAATAGTCCCTTTTTACTGAAATCTTTCGGTGGTCTGGCGTAAattaatttttctaaaaaaattaaaaagaataaaatagtTAGTTAATCGAActatgcgggtctgattctcatcagatgtgagatacgtaggcaacctccatcGGGCCCGGCCCCCATTTTGCAAAAGTTTTCGAAAATAGGTGTCCAtgatatttttcaaaaaaaaaaagaaactttaATAATTAATCAACAGCTTTGCCCCTTTTTTTACATCAAGTTATTTGTTTTTTTAGCACATCCCTAATATCTTTCTTGGAAGCACCAAAGGGCTGTTTCTTGAATAATTAGCCATTTTTCTCCTGCAGTAATTTTTACTTTTTGTCACTATGTCTGGCGCTTTTGCTTTCGTCGGGATCGCCGAGCGGTTGTTTTTGTAAAAtagttaatttttaaatttttatctttGTCCTTTTGGTCATTgtttcatcctttctttgtccAGCCATTTTTCCGTGATAGCCTTGAAACCTTCCTAGGATGTGTTGAAGCGATGTTTACATTTAAGTTAgccattttgttttattttttttagggcCCCTCATGTCGTATTGTTTTACCGAAACCTTCTGAATTAGTTGGGCAACTTATTACTTGATCACGTAGGTCTTAATTAACCAATATTTGAACTAGGGCTATCCCCAAGTAGGGATTTGTGGGAGTCAACGGATCCATACGTTCGGGATTTGCGTGTAAATTAGGTCTAGATAAGTTGTAACCTCGTTCTCTCCTTGTGAAGGTACAACATGAGTACAATGAGCGAACAATTTGGTACCCACAATTTTTTATCGTCGATGAGGTACCCACACTTCTATCAATTTGGTGGAATGACATAAACGGTTatgaacaaaaacaaataaaaatttgCTTGGGATATTTGGTTCACATAATAGAGATCAAACCAAGAAATGATGTGATAGAAGCTCTAATTCCTTGTTGGGACCCGGATAACAATGTATTTCACTTTAATGATTGTGAAATGACGCCCACACTAGAAGAGGTCGCAAGCTTCATGGGCAAAGGCCAATATCTTCCTCGTGACAGACCTATCGTACCAAAGAGAGTACATACATGCAAATTTCCGAATCCTTTGAAGATCAATCATGGAAAGCATAAGGGGTTATCCGATCGATGGGTCACTTGGAAGTTCTTGTTTGACAGATATAGCGATAGAGATGCTTTTGAAAACAACTTGGGTCAACTAAAAAATGGCGAGGACACAGAAATATGGAAGATGCATAGGCATTTTGCCTATATGGTTGCGTTTTTGGGTCGTATGGTTTTCCTAGATGTAGAGGGGCATATCGACATCCGATCAGCTGGGGTAGTGCAAGCTTTGACTACCATGAAAGAATCcactattgtccctatgattcTTTCAAGTTTGTTCCGGGCTTTGACCAAGTGCCGTGAATGACAAAATTGTTTCGAGGGCTGCAATATATTGCTATAGATGTGAGTTTTGGAACATTTCTACCGTCATCCTGTAATCGAGAAATTCAACCCGCATTGGTCCAATTTTGTTCAAAATCATGAAGAGAGGATGGAAACATGTGAGTTTCCTGAAGGAATTGGAGCTTGGAAAACATTATTTATCACTTTCACTGCAGATCGAGTCACTTGGAATTACCATTGGTCTTCTGCAAAGGATGTTATTTGTTAATCCTCTCATCAACCTTTCCTGATATTAATGGGGCTCAACGACGTCCAAATTTATGCTCCGCTTCAGGTGATGCGCCAGTTAGGACGACGCTAAGAAATACCACCAATAAGGGACATGATCAAGTTTTCATATGACATTTCTCTAGAAGAGCCAGTCGATGACAAGGAAGTCATGAACAGTTGGTTCAGAgtggaatttctgagtttcgtAATATGGTGGAAGACCGTGAAAGAGGGGAGGTGGTCCCCGGGTACCTTGCTTGGTTTCACGACCCCTCATCATTGGCAGATAGGCCAGAAGGGTCCAATAGAATAAGAAGTGACCACCTTGTTGTACAAATGTTAAAGCAAGAATTGGAACAAGCTAGAGAAACCATCTTTCAACAACAGGCCCAATATCAGGCCAACATCATTCAGATCCGGTCAGAGGTTAATAAAGATTACCGAGCCACCTTGCAGGTTATGGATAAGGACTTAAAGACCGCTCATATGAATCTGACATGTTTGGAGGAACAACTTTCTTACAGGGTTAAGTCGGCCCTAAACAAAGCTAAGAAGGGTCGACTCTCTAAAATACACAAGTTGCAAGAAGACTTGAGCATCGTTGAGGAAGCAATGCACCAATAACAAATGGAGTTTGATCTCCAGAGGGAGAAATTCGAGTCGATTAAGAATCACCAACTAGCCGAATTCGAGATGGAGAAACGTAAGTATCATGAGGTAATAGGTCGGCTGCAAAATGATTTGACCAAAGACATGAAACAAATGAACTCAGCATTGGACCGCGAGGCAAATGCACTGAATTTGGCCGATGCCCGTGGGCAACAAATCGATGGCATGTTTGCGTTCCAGGAGAATGTCAAGAGAAGGATACTTGAGATAGCTGAGTACACTGCTTTGGGGTGCACAAATTGTGAGACAATGAATAAGAAAATATTTATCGAATCCGTAATCAACCTCGCTCGCCACATTGCTACAGATCTGGAGGCCCTGTACAAAGATATGTCCAACCAATTAGGGCAGGGAGCACCCCAACAAAGATGATGTCATGCTGATAGTCGCCAAATTGGAGTTTTCTTTGTTGCATTCACTTTTTAAGATGTTTTAGTaggtgtatttttattttttgagtctaTGATGAGTCTGTTTGTGACTTTGGTTTTGTAGAGTCTTGTTTCAGTCCGATCGAGTTTGTTGTAGTTTTTTCTTTGCGCATTTTTCATTTCAACGTTTTGTACCAAAaaatagaaatatatatatatatatatatatatatatatatatatatattgaaaataaagatatattttttttaaaaaaattgaaaaatgttgTGTGTGTTTACTTATTGATAAttcgaaaagaaaagaaaaacaatcaAGTGTCTTGCGttcctgaactacgtaatgatctaattcatgcggcgacatgatatgtaggcaatccacaAAAGGTTCAATCAAATATTTTTTAATGACTCTAAAGTGAGGTATCAAAATAAGGCGAGtgaaaagaaaaacgaaaaaaagagagaaggaaatAACAGTGTCAATAAGCAACAAGCTGATAAGCCGGAATAAAACATGAAGCCTTCCAAAAGCATTTTAGAAATGATGACGATGTTAGGAGCATGACATATTACATGTAATTCATATCTTTAAAATGCCTAACCCTAACACGTTTGTTGTCTCTGCATTAAaagtttaaggtggttggtttgtggtgaaTCTAGCAACACatcattacttcacaagatctaaggggCCGGTAGTAATGGATAACAGTGATGAAATCGAGTTGCTCAGTAACAATCCCCAGGGCCAGTCAGCCGAGCAAGAGTCagagaaaataagaaaattgAGACAGCAACTGTCAGATGTATATCAAGCTTGGGTTTCTGGTCAACCTCCACCCCAGGGTCCCTCTAAGGGAACTTCCACCGTACCTCGAGCTACTCAACCACTGCTCTATGTAGTGAGTGATCATGTTCTACCACCAGGGTATGTTCCAAACTACAGCCTCCATGCTGCCCCTGGTACCTCTAATATGCGACCTCTAGTCACACTGGTAGGAACACCTCTCTCGTCGTGTCTGGCGCACCAGTATATACAATCCCTCCACCACCTCCTGTGACGAGGCCCAGCAACGATCCACTACCTCAGGCTTATGATGGCCAATACTACTCCCCAAATATGGCTTTCAAGGTCTCGGCTCCCTACAATCTGACTCCTCAGTACGAGTCACcaatgaaaaatgaaaagccTGCAAAGACAAGTAAGCCAGATGAGTTGGCCAGGAAAATGAAAAGTCTtgaacaaaacataaagaacataaAGGGAATAGGTGGTCACAAAACTGTTTCGTTTAGTGATCTATGTATGTTTCCTCACATCCATTTGCCACCAGGTTTCAAGAGACCAAAATTCGATAAGTATGATGGACACAATGACCCTATCGCCCGCTTGAAAAGATACTGCAACCAGCTAAGGGGTGCATGTggaaaagaagaattgttgatggcatattttggagaaagtctTATAGGGGTAGCCTCGGAGTGGTTCATTGACCAAGACATCTCTCACTAGCATGTCTGAGATGACATGGCTTAAGCCTTTGTCAAGcaattccaatacaacattgatattgcacAAGATCGCAATTCCCTAtccaatatgaagaaaaagcCAACGGAAAGGTTTAAGGAGTATGCCATcaagtggagggagcaagcggccaaagttaagccacccatggataatCATGAGTTGATCACTGTCTTTTTGGAGGCTCAAGAGCctgattatttccaaaacatgatgttcgcAATGGGTAGGCCTTTTGCTaaagcaatcaagataggggaAATAGTCGAAAATGGCCTAAAGACTGGCAGGATTGTAAGTCAGGCTGCTCTTAAAGCCACCACCCAAGCGATCCAAAATGGGTCGGGAAGTTTTGCAAATAGGAAAAAGAGAGATGAAGGTTCTATGATGACTTCGGGATCTAGGGAAGTTCAAAGAGGGTCATCGCACCCTTATGTACAAGTTCCATAGGGGAAATCCATCTAccctcaacattattatcctcTACCAATTCCTCAATACTCGGTGGGCCCACCACAGTATACAGTCTTTAATGCTCAATCGTATGTTCGGCCGACCAATCAACAGATATGGGCACCAGCTCCAAGGAACCCCCGACCTCAGCAGCAAAATTTTTGGGCACCCTACAATGCTCGTCCCAGGTAGGATTATGATTGAGAGCAGAGGCCGGTGGAAAAATTCCCCCCATTGGCTGAACCATACTCTAGTCTTTTCCAGAAGCTGAAACAGATGGGCGTGATTGGACCCATCACTCCCCACCATATGCATCCCGATTCACATAGATTTCAAgcaaatgctagatgtgaatatcatTCAGGTGCCCCGGGGAATAGCACTGATGATTGTTGGACTCTAAAAAGAGCTATAGAAAGACTCATCACTGAAAAATTGATTGTGGTAACAAATGGCGAAGACCCTCCCAATGTTACAAACAACCCATTGCCAGCACACAACGATGTTCATTTTGTAGGAATGATTGGACGAGATCTGGAACGCAAGCCATTTAATCGGGCAGAGATGATCGTGGGAACAATTTAAGAGGGAATCAAACAGGATGTGAGTCTGAGCCGAGATGTTCCATTGATTGTGAAAGGCGCCTCGAGCTCAGAAAATGTAACTATATTTGTTCCCAAGGTCACGAGGTTGGAAGTTTGCTCTAATGTTCCAAGACCAAAGTTATATTTCCTTGGAGGCCACTCCATCACAAGGCAGAATCAGGGCAGTACAAAGGGTATAACGGGTCTGATCATAATCAGACCTGCCGTGCAACCCCTTGTGACAAATACAAAAACCATtccttggaactacaacaaaactgTGATGACGTACAAATGCaaggaaatcatagaagaagtggGGGAAATTggaggtttgactcgatcagggaGGTGTTACTCTCTGGAGGAGTTGAGGAAGGACAAGCAAATCAGAGAAGGACAATTGCCAATAAAGAAATCTGTCACCGAAGAAGAGGTAGaatagtttttgaaaaagatgaaagttcaCGATTGCTCAATCATTGAACAGCTAAGAAAGACTCTTGCCCAAATCTCTATACTAGCTTTGCTCCTACATTCAAAAGAGCATGCCCGTGTACTAATAAAGACCTTGAACGAGGCACATGTCTCAGAGAAGACCACAGTGAAAGAGTTAGAGAAGATGGCTAACAGATTTTTTAAGGTGAACAGAATCTCCTTTACTAATGATGAACTTCCCAAGGAAGGAACCGGGCACAATAGGGCTTTGCACCGGGTCGTCAAATATGAGGGGCATTATGTAAAGCGAGTTATGGTCAACACAGATAGAATCCGACCTAGCAATGTTCACATTTGGTCTTTTGATGGCTAAATGAGAGATACCATTGGGGAGATCATCCTCACCATGACAATTGGGCCGGTTGACTTTGAAATTGTCTTCCAAGTAGTAGACATGAACACTTCTCATAACTTtcttcttggaaggccatggatccataTGGCTCGAGCTGTGCCATCCacattgcatcagatggtcaagttcaaACATGAAAGGCAAGAGATTATTGTTCACGGAGAAGACGAGTCATCCATTTATAAAGACCCGTGAATCCCGTGCATTGAGGCCAAGGAAGGGTGTGAGTCCAttgtctatcaagctttcgaagtGGTTTCTATGGACCATGTTGAGGAAGGAAAGCCCATTCTGCGACCTCGTCTTTCCGCCACATCTGTGATGGTGGCAGCACTAATACTGAGACAAGGTTATAAACCGGGAAAAGGTCTGGGGGCATCACTGCAAGGAATTTCGAAACCTATTTCTCCATTCAGTAACAAGGGTGCTTTTGGTTTAGGTTTCAGGCCAACACAAGCTGACAAAAACAAAGCTAAGCACCGCAAAAAGTATGGTTAGGACTGCAGTAACCTATCCCTCACATTTCTAAACTTTCGTCAAGCCACGACTCCAAGAGGGTCAAAATTCCTTGGTGCAATCAAACATTGATGAAATTTGCCATGGCCTCAGCTAGATGTTTTCTAAAGTGAATATGATCCAGGCTTGTGAAGGCACTAGTCATGGCGATGTGCAACTAATTGGCCCAGACACCATGCTCAACAATTGGGAAGCAACTCCTTTCCCCacaaggaaggagtcttggtagttcgcTTTTGCAgcttttcttttttgtattttgggttactttcagggttgtaatccaggcATATGATTGTTTTTTAtgttaacccttctatcctttcaaaATCAATAAAATGTAATTCAATTTCGTATTAAGTTATGTATCTTTTCCTTCTTTCTAATTCATGTCATTTTGTTCCATTTCAGTTTTGTTAATGCCGtctttaataacatgacatgcatgcataatTCATGCCTATATCTTAAAAAGCTGTCTAATTTCGAAATAATGCATCAAGAGGTCGAATgtgatgaagatgaggttgttgaggaaatgaaaagagaattagaacaatttgaaaacaagcctaagcCCAACCTTAATGAAACTGAGCCAATTAACCTTGGAAGTCATGAAGAAATCAGAGAAACAAAAATAAGCATTCATACTGAACAAAATACCAGAGATGCTTTgattcaacttttatttgaataccgagatgtgtttgcttggtcttatgatgatatgcTGGGTTTAAGtgctgatctagtggttcataagctTCCCGCGTATCCTGATTTCCCaccagtccaacaaaagcaacgaaaatttAAAACGGACATGAGTGATaaaatcaaagaggaaataaTGAAGCAATTGAGCGCTACTGTGGTCAAAACTGTCCGATACACCACCTGGGTAGCAAATGTTGTGCCtgtaccaaaaaaggatggaaagactggagtttgtgttgactatagagacctgaacagagcaagtccaaaggataattttcctttaCCAAGTATCCACATTCTTGTAGATAATTGCGCAAAGCATGAGATCCAATAATTCGTGGATTGCTATGCTAGGTACCACCAGATTCTAATAGATGGGGACGATGCAGAAAAGATAGCTTTCACCATTCCATGGGGTACTTATTGCAACAAAGTCAtaccattcggtttgaagaatgcaggggcaacttatatgagggccatgactactatttttcatgacatgatgcacaaaGAGATTGAAATGTATGTCGATGATGTCATTATAAAGTCAAAGACACAAGGTGATCATGTGCGTGAATTGAAAAAGTTCTTCAAACGGATGCGAAAGTATGACCTTAAACTCAATccagccaagtgtgcatttggagttccatctgggaaactcctcagtttcatagtcagtcggagaggcatcgaattggatccatcaaagataaagtccattcgagatTTGCCACACCAAAGAACAAAACTGAAGTCATGAGTTTTCTCGGGAGATTGAACTACATTTGtcggttcattgctcagctcacaaccacATGCGAACCCATCTTAAAGTTACTAGAAAAAGATGCTGCTATCAAGTGGACGGACGATTGCCAAAAAACCTTTGATAGGATCAAAGATTATCTATCAAAACCCCCTGTACTGGTCCCATCTGAACCTGGTAggccttttttttatatatatcggTTATGGATAACCCTTTTGgatgcgttctagggaagcacgATGCAACATGCAAAAGGGAACAAGAAATCTATTATTTGAGAAAGAAGTTCACAaactatgaggttaagtacacccttttagaaaggacatgttatgccttgacttgggtcgctcagaagctgagacattatct
This region includes:
- the LOC138875982 gene encoding uncharacterized protein; translation: MDNSDEIELLSNNPQGQSAEQESEKIRKLRQQLSDVYQAWVSGQPPPQGPSKGTSTVPRATQPLLYVVSDHVLPPGYVPNYSLHAAPGTSNMRPLVTLVSAPYNLTPQYESPMKNEKPAKTSKPDELARKMKSLEQNIKNIKGIGGHKTVSFSDLCMFPHIHLPPGFKRPKFDKYDGHNDPIARLKRYCNQLRGACGKEELLMAYFGESLIGVASEWFIDQDISH